One segment of Paenibacillus sp. FSL R7-0337 DNA contains the following:
- a CDS encoding Cof-type HAD-IIB family hydrolase: protein MKQTGRKIIFIDIDGTLLMENGIVPESAVQACQQARKNGHLLYLCTGRSKAEIYDYIWEIGFDGLIGAAGGYVESRGEMLYHKKVTPEDAKHLIDYFNANGVDFILESNTALHGSRHLQPHLERRIYGDLLNDPEAQERRRQSPHPYIATLTYGDEELYLDDVNKVCFLESSLPFDQIQEELQDRFTAIQCSIPIFGENSGELMMPGVHKAAAIADVLQHLSIPLESSMAIGDGLNDLEMLEYVQVGIAMGNAREPLKAIADHITDSIEDNGLYNAFLKHGLI, encoded by the coding sequence ATGAAACAGACCGGCAGAAAGATTATTTTCATCGATATTGACGGAACGCTTCTCATGGAGAATGGAATTGTCCCGGAATCGGCAGTGCAGGCATGCCAGCAGGCACGGAAGAACGGGCATTTGCTGTACCTGTGCACCGGACGTTCCAAGGCTGAAATCTATGATTATATCTGGGAGATCGGGTTCGACGGGTTGATTGGAGCGGCCGGCGGATATGTGGAGAGTCGTGGTGAAATGCTCTATCATAAAAAAGTGACCCCGGAGGATGCGAAGCATTTGATCGATTATTTTAACGCGAACGGGGTCGATTTCATTCTGGAATCCAATACGGCGCTTCACGGCAGCCGCCATTTACAGCCGCATCTGGAACGCAGAATCTATGGCGATTTACTGAATGATCCCGAAGCCCAGGAGAGAAGACGGCAATCGCCCCATCCTTATATCGCAACACTCACTTACGGGGACGAGGAGTTATATCTGGATGATGTCAACAAGGTATGCTTCTTGGAGAGCAGCCTGCCCTTTGATCAGATTCAGGAGGAATTACAGGACCGGTTCACGGCGATTCAGTGCTCCATCCCGATCTTTGGCGAGAACAGCGGAGAGCTTATGATGCCAGGCGTTCATAAAGCTGCGGCTATTGCCGATGTCCTGCAGCATTTGAGTATCCCGCTTGAGAGCAGTATGGCGATTGGTGACGGGCTTAACGATCTGGAGATGCTGGAATATGTCCAGGTTGGAATTGCGATGGGCAATGCCCGCGAGCCGCTCAAGGCAATTGCTGATCATATCACCGATTCGATTGAGGATAATGGACTGTATAACGCCTTCCTGAAGCACGGACTGATCTGA
- a CDS encoding Lsa family ABC-F type ribosomal protection protein, translating into MSLINVSNLTFAYQGTYDNIFENVSFQLDTDWKLGFTGRNGRGKTTFLNLLLGKYEYSGTISAQVGFEYFPYEVADPMALTVDVMQEIDPELANWKFMRELSLLKVSEDALYRPFESLSNGEQTKVLLAALFARENQFLLIDEPTNHLDAKGRKLVSDYLRTKSGYILVSHDRAFLDNCVDHILSINKTNIEIQKGNFSSWWENKSRQDQFELAEDEKLRKDIKRLSDSAKRTGGWAHEVEKSKNGTRSSGNKLDKGYVGHKAAKMMKRSKSIQQRQESAIAEKSKLLRNLESADSLKIAQLPYHKPQLVELEDLSIRYEDMVVCSGVNFTLEQGDRISLSGSNGSGKSSILKLICGGDISYTGHFARDSRLSISYVSQDTSQLKGSLSEYAREQGIDESLFKAILRKLDFSRLQFEKDMSTYSGGQKKKVLIAASLSEQVHLHIWDEPLNFIDVISRMQIEELLLEYTPTILFVEHDREFCANIATKQVRLD; encoded by the coding sequence ATGTCTTTAATTAATGTGAGTAATTTAACATTTGCCTATCAGGGCACTTACGATAATATTTTTGAGAATGTGAGCTTTCAGCTGGATACGGATTGGAAGTTGGGCTTCACTGGACGAAACGGACGCGGCAAAACAACCTTTCTGAACCTTCTGCTCGGCAAATATGAATACAGCGGAACGATCTCCGCACAGGTGGGCTTCGAGTATTTCCCTTATGAAGTTGCTGACCCCATGGCTCTTACCGTGGACGTCATGCAGGAGATCGATCCGGAGCTTGCGAACTGGAAGTTTATGCGGGAGCTGTCTCTGCTGAAGGTGAGTGAGGATGCGCTGTACCGGCCGTTTGAATCGCTGTCGAACGGAGAACAGACGAAGGTGCTGCTGGCCGCTCTGTTTGCGCGCGAGAACCAGTTCCTGCTCATTGATGAGCCGACGAACCATCTGGATGCGAAGGGCCGGAAGCTGGTCAGTGACTATCTGCGTACGAAGAGCGGGTATATTCTGGTGTCGCATGACCGGGCTTTTCTCGATAACTGCGTGGACCATATTCTGTCGATCAACAAGACCAATATTGAGATCCAGAAGGGCAACTTCAGCAGCTGGTGGGAGAATAAGTCCAGGCAGGATCAGTTCGAGCTGGCGGAGGATGAGAAGCTGCGGAAGGACATCAAGCGCTTATCGGACTCTGCCAAAAGAACGGGCGGCTGGGCGCATGAGGTCGAGAAATCCAAGAATGGCACCCGGAGCTCCGGCAACAAATTGGATAAAGGCTATGTCGGCCACAAGGCCGCCAAGATGATGAAGCGCTCCAAGTCGATTCAGCAGCGGCAGGAATCCGCCATCGCTGAGAAGTCGAAGCTGCTGCGGAATTTGGAGAGCGCAGACAGTCTGAAGATTGCCCAGCTTCCTTATCATAAGCCGCAATTGGTGGAGCTGGAGGACCTATCGATCCGCTATGAGGACATGGTAGTATGCTCCGGCGTTAACTTCACTCTGGAACAGGGGGACCGGATTTCCCTCTCCGGGAGCAACGGCTCAGGCAAATCAAGCATTCTGAAGCTGATCTGCGGCGGGGACATAAGCTATACCGGCCACTTCGCGCGGGACAGCCGGTTGTCTATCTCTTATGTATCCCAGGATACTTCACAGCTCAAGGGCAGCCTGAGTGAATATGCGAGAGAGCAGGGGATCGACGAGAGCCTGTTCAAGGCTATCCTGCGGAAGCTTGATTTCTCACGGCTGCAATTTGAGAAGGATATGTCCACGTATAGCGGCGGTCAAAAGAAAAAGGTGCTGATTGCCGCCAGCCTCAGCGAGCAGGTGCATCTGCACATCTGGGATGAGCCGCTGAACTTCATCGATGTCATCTCCCGGATGCAGATCGAGGAGCTGCTGCTGGAATATACGCCGACCATCCTGTTCGTGGAGCATGACCGCGAATTCTGCGCGAATATCGCAACGAAGCAGGTTAGGCTTGACTAA
- a CDS encoding AraC family transcriptional regulator, protein MTEAIVTQKVELCRLIERHTGRDGAHETAVPALQFIRYSQASEPAYRVYNPCFCFITQGVKEIMLAQEHFVYTSSDFLVASMNLPVVGQVIKASPEVPYLSFKMEFTQSQILEVLHESQLQILPRENARRALFVGHIDTDLLDALLRVTRLLDTPKDIPFLAPLYTKEILYKLLQGPYGVTLAQIAMEGSSTYRIREAIEQIIIHSEQALRIDELADIANMSVSAFHRNFKEVTAMSPIQFQKQLRLQEARRLLLAESADAADVAFRVGYESASQFSREYSRMFGAPPRADIKRLKEKFELPVQI, encoded by the coding sequence GTGACTGAAGCAATCGTAACGCAAAAGGTTGAGCTGTGCCGGCTGATTGAGCGGCATACCGGCCGGGACGGCGCTCATGAAACGGCCGTGCCTGCACTGCAATTCATCCGTTACTCCCAGGCGAGTGAGCCTGCTTACCGGGTGTATAACCCGTGTTTCTGCTTCATTACCCAAGGCGTGAAGGAGATTATGCTGGCCCAGGAGCATTTTGTATATACCTCTTCTGATTTCCTGGTGGCTTCCATGAACCTGCCGGTAGTGGGACAAGTGATTAAGGCATCCCCGGAGGTTCCCTATCTAAGCTTCAAAATGGAATTCACGCAAAGCCAGATTCTAGAGGTCCTCCATGAATCGCAGCTGCAGATTCTCCCCAGGGAGAATGCCCGGCGGGCCTTATTCGTTGGGCACATCGACACGGACCTGCTGGATGCGCTCCTCCGTGTGACGCGGTTGCTCGATACTCCCAAAGACATCCCGTTTCTTGCCCCTTTATATACTAAGGAAATTCTGTATAAACTGCTGCAGGGCCCTTATGGAGTAACACTGGCCCAGATTGCCATGGAAGGCAGCAGCACTTACCGGATCAGGGAAGCCATTGAACAGATTATCATTCATAGTGAACAGGCTCTGCGGATTGACGAGCTGGCCGATATCGCCAATATGAGCGTCTCCGCATTCCACCGCAACTTCAAGGAAGTTACGGCTATGAGCCCGATCCAGTTCCAGAAGCAGCTGCGCCTTCAAGAGGCTCGCCGCCTGTTATTAGCCGAGTCTGCAGATGCAGCCGATGTTGCCTTCCGGGTCGGATACGAGAGCGCCTCACAGTTCAGCCGGGAATATTCCCGTATGTTTGGCGCTCCCCCGCGGGCCGACATCAAGCGGTTGAAGGAAAAATTTGAGCTTCCGGTACAGATTTGA
- a CDS encoding aldo/keto reductase: MEYSKMGNTGLEVSRLCLGCMSFGDAKRWVHPWVLDEEQSRTMIRTALDLGINFFDTANVYSDGTSEEMLGRALKDMTTRDEVVIATKVFFPMRTGPNGGGLSRKAIMSEIDHSLKRLGTDYVDLYQIHRWDYTTPVEETMEALHDVVKAGKARYIGASAMYAWQFQKALHVADMNGWTRFVSMQNHLNLIYREEEREMLPLCKEEGIAVIPYSPLASGRLTRDWAESTLRSETDQVQKSKYDATADKDRLIVEQVAAIAAERGVPRIHVALAWLLQKQPVTAPIIGATKLSHITDAAGALSLQLTAEEIARLEEHYVPHAIVGAL; encoded by the coding sequence ATGGAATATTCAAAAATGGGCAATACCGGCCTTGAGGTCTCCAGACTGTGCCTGGGCTGTATGAGCTTTGGCGATGCCAAACGCTGGGTGCACCCTTGGGTGCTGGATGAAGAGCAGAGCCGGACGATGATCCGTACCGCACTGGACCTGGGCATTAATTTCTTCGATACGGCCAATGTCTATTCTGACGGCACGAGTGAAGAAATGCTCGGACGGGCTTTGAAGGACATGACTACCAGGGATGAGGTGGTGATTGCCACCAAAGTATTCTTCCCTATGCGAACCGGACCGAATGGCGGGGGCTTGTCCCGCAAGGCGATTATGAGCGAGATCGATCACAGCCTGAAGCGTTTGGGCACCGATTATGTCGATCTGTACCAGATTCACCGCTGGGATTATACTACACCGGTTGAAGAAACGATGGAAGCCCTGCATGATGTGGTGAAGGCGGGAAAAGCACGCTACATTGGCGCTTCCGCCATGTATGCCTGGCAGTTCCAGAAGGCGCTGCATGTGGCTGATATGAACGGCTGGACCCGGTTCGTCTCCATGCAGAATCATCTGAATCTCATCTATCGTGAAGAGGAACGTGAGATGCTTCCGCTTTGTAAGGAAGAGGGCATTGCAGTCATCCCCTACAGCCCGCTGGCTTCCGGCCGGCTAACCCGGGACTGGGCGGAATCTACGCTGCGCTCGGAAACGGATCAGGTACAGAAATCCAAATATGATGCTACAGCCGATAAGGACCGCCTGATTGTTGAGCAGGTGGCTGCCATTGCGGCAGAGCGCGGAGTTCCGCGCATCCATGTTGCACTAGCTTGGCTGCTGCAGAAACAGCCGGTCACTGCGCCGATTATCGGGGCGACGAAGCTGTCGCATATTACCGATGCGGCGGGAGCGTTATCCCTTCAGCTGACAGCTGAAGAAATTGCCCGGCTGGAAGAGCATTACGTCCCGCATGCCATCGTTGGAGCGCTTTGA
- a CDS encoding ABC transporter permease subunit — MYNKIYKYRWQYLMILPGVVLLFLFSYIPMAGIQVAFKDFQIGTSIWDSTWAGLDNFTFLEDPQFLTVVQNTLYISVLKFICGFPAPILLALLINEVTRPAFKRFVQSVSYLPHFFSWIVVAYILQSFLTLDGGLVNQFIGQAGGEPVFFLGSTEWFRPMVVFSGLWKETGWNTILYLAAITTIDPQLYESAKVEGAGKLAQIRHITLPGIMPTISIVLILSIPSLITVGMDQIYPLMNSANHSVADVLDTYILRNGLQQGYFGMATAVGLLSSLISLILVVSTNQLSRKLNGEGLW, encoded by the coding sequence TTGTACAACAAAATCTACAAATACCGGTGGCAATATCTGATGATCTTGCCCGGGGTAGTCTTGCTGTTTCTGTTCAGCTATATCCCCATGGCCGGCATTCAAGTGGCCTTCAAGGATTTTCAGATTGGCACCTCGATCTGGGACAGCACATGGGCAGGCTTGGATAACTTCACATTCCTGGAAGACCCGCAGTTCCTGACCGTGGTCCAGAATACGCTGTACATTTCGGTGCTGAAGTTCATCTGCGGCTTCCCCGCCCCGATTCTGCTGGCACTCCTGATCAATGAAGTTACCCGGCCGGCGTTCAAGCGTTTTGTCCAATCGGTCAGCTATCTGCCGCATTTCTTCTCCTGGATCGTTGTTGCTTATATTCTGCAATCTTTCCTCACGCTGGACGGCGGGCTGGTTAATCAGTTCATCGGGCAAGCGGGAGGGGAGCCGGTGTTCTTCCTCGGATCGACCGAGTGGTTCCGTCCAATGGTTGTCTTCAGCGGCTTATGGAAAGAAACCGGCTGGAACACCATTCTCTATCTGGCCGCGATTACCACGATTGATCCGCAGCTTTACGAATCGGCGAAGGTGGAAGGTGCAGGCAAGCTGGCACAGATCCGGCATATCACCCTTCCCGGAATCATGCCGACCATCTCCATTGTGCTGATTCTCAGTATTCCAAGCTTAATTACAGTCGGAATGGATCAGATTTATCCGCTCATGAACTCTGCCAATCATAGTGTTGCCGATGTGCTGGATACTTATATTCTCCGCAACGGCTTGCAGCAGGGGTACTTCGGGATGGCGACGGCAGTAGGATTATTGTCTTCGCTAATCAGCCTGATCCTGGTCGTCTCAACCAATCAGCTGTCCAGAAAACTAAACGGGGAAGGACTGTGGTGA
- a CDS encoding carbohydrate ABC transporter permease, giving the protein MKASRGEKIAEYIIIVLLSLLCVSVLYPFLYMLAISLNDGADAAKGGVYLWPRSFTLINYEIVLGNETIRHSYLITVGRTVIGTVGGLLVTLLVAFGLSYRGLPLRSTILSYILLTMLFSGGLVPFYIQLNNLGLINTFWVYILPGLFSVWNMFVMLKFIQGIPEALVESAELDGAGPVRILWQIIVPLSKPMLAALGLFTAVGHWNDWFAGAFFVTKQNLIPVQTFLQQLLSAQDLSAVLGSNNNQEALARSSQLQNITLMSIKMSVVMVSALPILCVYPFLQKYFVKGVLLGSVKG; this is encoded by the coding sequence ATGAAAGCAAGCCGAGGTGAAAAAATAGCAGAATACATCATTATTGTGCTGCTATCCCTGTTATGCGTATCGGTGCTGTATCCGTTCCTCTACATGCTGGCAATTTCGCTGAATGACGGTGCGGATGCGGCCAAAGGCGGGGTCTATCTCTGGCCGCGCAGCTTCACACTGATTAATTACGAGATTGTGCTCGGCAATGAGACCATCAGGCATTCCTATCTCATTACAGTGGGCAGAACTGTAATTGGCACTGTTGGCGGGCTGTTGGTCACCCTGCTGGTGGCCTTCGGCCTCTCCTACCGGGGACTGCCGCTGCGCAGCACGATTCTCAGTTACATCCTGCTGACTATGCTGTTCAGCGGGGGACTCGTTCCTTTTTACATCCAGCTGAATAATCTTGGCCTGATTAATACGTTCTGGGTGTATATTCTGCCGGGACTGTTCTCCGTCTGGAACATGTTCGTCATGTTGAAGTTCATTCAGGGCATCCCGGAAGCGCTTGTCGAGTCGGCGGAGCTGGATGGGGCTGGACCGGTCCGCATCCTATGGCAAATTATCGTTCCGCTATCGAAGCCTATGCTCGCTGCGCTGGGGCTGTTCACCGCAGTGGGCCACTGGAATGACTGGTTCGCCGGAGCCTTCTTCGTCACGAAGCAGAATTTGATTCCTGTGCAGACCTTCCTGCAGCAGCTGCTGTCGGCACAGGATCTGTCGGCCGTGCTGGGCTCCAACAACAATCAGGAGGCGCTGGCCCGCAGCTCGCAGCTACAGAATATTACGCTGATGTCGATTAAAATGTCTGTGGTGATGGTCAGCGCACTTCCGATACTCTGTGTGTATCCGTTCCTGCAGAAATATTTCGTCAAAGGCGTTCTCCTGGGGTCAGTGAAGGGCTGA
- a CDS encoding sensor histidine kinase: MIKQRVEKAIIRMTRSMNLRGKIVLFYGLIVFLPTVLLAAGAGYLMLQTVRANYILTIREAVRQSAQSIEFRKQSYDLLATRTATDGELISRITRDYMDITEQLGTVNYVDRSFLFTSKYLPGIENFRIYHTNDTLVQDGGLLWKPEGRMLSGQREQDWYAERLSSQDNLVWTNAKDDRNKLVVSHKILDSNGEVHGLVYLLLDYKSVFAESFDHPFDGAGEMYIVDGSQRIIASSEPSEIATSLSSSSLSEYWGSADGTTRTNNGTVLITQEIKSGWRVGALVHLDRLEEQSRRILYYIAAGIAFFLLLSVFLIMIVLKNIIWRIHKLGNRMTDISEGYFEVKVKNRDKDELGELEVLFNSMSGRLGKLVEEHTEALLKEREQSFRALQAQINPHFIYNSLSLIRWRALDLQDELQVRTIDALTTFYRLALGNRVNVTRLRDELEHVKAYIDIQQLRYPGQVSVEWEVEPEILDLYTIKLILQPIVENCYLHGVITAREHAFIQITAERRGDELRIQVFDNGQGISRKKLEEIRAGTYSGSKNGFGMNNIRERLALYFGTQGRLEIDSAEDEWTAVTIHIPVCAERPELKSKEG, translated from the coding sequence ATGATCAAACAGCGCGTAGAGAAAGCAATTATACGTATGACCCGGTCCATGAACCTGAGAGGCAAAATTGTCCTGTTCTACGGCCTGATTGTATTCCTTCCGACGGTGCTGCTTGCTGCGGGGGCAGGCTACCTGATGCTGCAGACCGTCCGGGCCAATTATATTCTGACCATCAGGGAAGCTGTCCGCCAGAGTGCGCAGAGCATCGAGTTCCGCAAGCAGAGCTATGACCTTCTAGCTACGCGGACAGCGACAGATGGTGAATTGATCTCAAGAATAACGCGGGATTATATGGATATCACAGAACAGCTTGGCACCGTCAATTACGTGGACAGATCCTTCCTGTTTACAAGTAAATACCTTCCGGGTATTGAGAACTTTCGCATCTACCATACCAATGATACGCTGGTGCAGGACGGCGGCCTGTTGTGGAAGCCTGAGGGGCGGATGCTGTCCGGACAGCGTGAGCAAGACTGGTATGCAGAGCGGCTATCTTCTCAGGATAATCTGGTATGGACCAATGCCAAGGATGACAGGAACAAGCTTGTCGTATCCCACAAAATCCTTGACAGCAACGGGGAGGTACACGGGCTGGTCTATCTGCTGCTGGATTATAAAAGCGTGTTCGCCGAATCCTTCGACCATCCCTTTGACGGCGCCGGGGAAATGTATATCGTTGACGGCAGCCAGCGGATCATCGCCTCCTCAGAACCGTCCGAGATCGCTACTTCGTTATCCTCCTCCTCGTTAAGTGAATACTGGGGCAGCGCTGACGGGACTACCCGGACAAACAACGGAACGGTACTGATTACGCAGGAGATCAAATCCGGCTGGCGGGTTGGCGCACTTGTGCATCTGGACCGCCTGGAGGAGCAGTCGAGACGGATTCTGTATTACATCGCAGCGGGAATTGCGTTCTTCCTGCTGCTGTCGGTTTTCCTGATCATGATTGTCCTGAAGAATATCATCTGGCGGATCCACAAGCTGGGGAACCGGATGACGGATATATCGGAAGGATACTTCGAAGTAAAGGTGAAGAACCGTGACAAGGATGAGCTGGGTGAGCTGGAGGTGCTGTTTAACTCCATGTCCGGGCGGCTCGGAAAGCTGGTTGAAGAGCATACGGAAGCATTGCTTAAGGAGCGTGAGCAATCCTTCCGGGCGCTGCAGGCGCAGATTAATCCGCATTTCATCTATAACTCGCTCAGCCTGATCCGCTGGCGGGCGCTGGATCTGCAGGATGAGCTGCAGGTCCGCACGATAGATGCGCTGACGACTTTTTACCGGCTGGCACTGGGCAATCGGGTCAATGTAACCCGGCTGCGCGATGAGCTGGAGCATGTGAAGGCGTATATCGATATCCAGCAGCTCCGTTATCCGGGCCAGGTGTCGGTGGAGTGGGAGGTGGAACCGGAGATCCTTGATCTCTATACCATCAAGCTGATCCTGCAGCCGATTGTAGAGAACTGTTATCTGCATGGCGTCATTACGGCCAGGGAGCATGCTTTTATTCAGATTACGGCTGAACGTAGAGGGGATGAGCTGCGCATCCAGGTATTTGACAACGGGCAAGGAATTAGCCGGAAAAAGCTCGAAGAGATACGCGCCGGTACCTACAGCGGCAGTAAGAACGGGTTCGGCATGAACAATATCAGGGAGCGTCTGGCGCTATATTTCGGCACCCAAGGCCGTCTTGAAATCGACAGTGCAGAAGACGAATGGACGGCGGTAACCATCCATATTCCGGTCTGCGCAGAACGTCCCGAGCTGAAGAGTAAGGAGGGGTAA
- a CDS encoding response regulator, which yields MRALIVDDEPMQIQGLLKHIRWEALGYRTPLTARSGMEALKVLQENKVDVLITDVAMPGMTGIELLARIQADYPQQQSMQTVIISGFDEFEFVQEAIQLGAKAYVLKPVKTEELEQKLEALRTAAEKKKRLEQETALLREKVTESREVLLERFIKDLTGGWIHSDELLDSWRRLLDLPAGEWQATLFLFDCDSLHLHHSHDAKEQILLGEGLQNAVKLGLDGFSGAYIGTAGAGETAVLVLEAVPEVRARLEKQLSFIQEVLHEQYNASVTVGVSREACSWTEIPLLYKEVRHIIADARLAAYGQIAYCDRHLLNEYHDFRLREEYIPEIVRLLELGENSKAFGMGLLSELARKLKRNQDTDTETNIRMWQRLIDCNGVEEVRKAVLEYLAHYTQHKQKEQTTQQHHLIQQVRQHLAAHLQENLTVKQLAGLYHLNSSYLSVLFKKETGQTISEYVQETRMNKAKELLRDPGIKVYEVAEQVGFQTAAYFTFLFKKTTGTTPQEYRDYYY from the coding sequence ATGCGTGCATTGATTGTTGATGATGAGCCTATGCAAATTCAAGGCCTGCTCAAGCATATCCGCTGGGAGGCGCTTGGCTACAGGACGCCGCTGACCGCCCGTTCCGGGATGGAAGCGCTTAAGGTATTGCAGGAGAACAAAGTGGATGTGCTCATTACCGATGTGGCGATGCCCGGGATGACCGGAATCGAGCTGCTCGCCAGAATTCAGGCGGATTATCCTCAGCAGCAGTCTATGCAGACGGTAATCATCAGCGGCTTCGATGAATTTGAATTCGTGCAGGAGGCGATCCAGCTTGGGGCTAAGGCCTATGTGTTGAAGCCGGTCAAGACGGAGGAGCTGGAACAGAAGCTGGAGGCTCTCCGCACAGCAGCTGAGAAGAAAAAAAGGCTGGAGCAGGAAACCGCCCTGCTCAGGGAGAAGGTTACAGAGAGCCGGGAAGTGTTGCTGGAGCGCTTCATTAAGGATCTGACCGGAGGCTGGATTCACAGTGATGAACTGCTGGATTCATGGCGGCGTCTGCTTGATCTTCCGGCAGGAGAGTGGCAGGCTACGCTGTTCCTATTTGACTGTGACAGTCTTCACCTGCATCATAGCCATGATGCCAAGGAGCAGATTCTACTGGGTGAAGGACTGCAAAATGCGGTGAAGCTTGGGCTGGACGGCTTCTCCGGCGCTTATATCGGGACAGCGGGAGCAGGTGAGACTGCTGTGCTGGTTCTGGAAGCGGTTCCAGAGGTGCGGGCCAGGCTGGAGAAGCAGTTAAGCTTCATACAGGAAGTGCTTCATGAACAATATAATGCTTCCGTTACGGTCGGGGTCAGCAGAGAGGCGTGCAGCTGGACGGAAATTCCGCTCCTGTATAAAGAGGTGCGGCATATAATTGCCGATGCACGGCTTGCCGCATACGGGCAGATTGCATACTGTGACCGGCATCTGTTGAACGAATATCACGACTTCCGGCTGCGTGAGGAGTATATTCCGGAGATCGTCAGGCTGCTGGAGCTTGGGGAGAACAGCAAGGCGTTCGGCATGGGACTGCTCAGCGAGCTGGCGCGCAAGCTTAAGCGGAATCAGGACACGGATACCGAAACGAACATTCGGATGTGGCAGCGCTTAATTGACTGCAACGGAGTGGAGGAAGTGCGGAAGGCCGTTCTGGAATATCTCGCCCATTATACACAGCATAAGCAGAAGGAGCAGACTACGCAGCAGCACCATCTGATCCAGCAGGTACGGCAGCATCTGGCCGCACATCTGCAGGAGAATCTGACGGTGAAGCAGCTGGCCGGGCTGTACCATCTCAATTCAAGCTATTTAAGCGTGCTGTTCAAAAAAGAAACAGGCCAGACGATCTCCGAATATGTCCAGGAAACACGCATGAATAAGGCCAAGGAGTTGCTCCGTGATCCTGGCATCAAGGTGTATGAAGTGGCGGAGCAGGTAGGGTTTCAGACGGCGGCTTATTTCACCTTTCTTTTCAAAAAGACCACGGGTACCACCCCGCAAGAGTATAGAGATTACTATTACTAG